Proteins from a single region of Fundulus heteroclitus isolate FHET01 chromosome 12, MU-UCD_Fhet_4.1, whole genome shotgun sequence:
- the nono gene encoding non-POU domain-containing octamer-binding protein, which yields MQGYRGPQQNHGPNRPGNHGKGEGPDSNGQQPEPSEQTNPNAALTLDPQSFRKPGEKTFTQRSRLFVGNLPTGVTEDDLVKLFSKYGNASEVFVNKDRGFGFIRLETRIIAEIARAELDDLPFKGRPIRVRFATHGAALSVKNLPEFVSNELLEEAFSVFGQIERALVIVDDRGRPTGKGIVEFTAKPAARKALDKCNDSAYLLTAFPRPITVEPMEQFDEDEGLPEKLINRNQQYHKEREQPPRFAQPGSFEFEYAMRWKALMEMEKQQYDMVERNMKEAQEKLEAEMEAARHEHQVMLMRQDLLRRQEELRRMEELHNQEVQKRKQAELRQEEERRRREEEMRLRNEELMKRQQEGFRGGFSETREQEMRMHMGGHGMPMNRNSLGGGSGAAAAAALAAESAPMMAPSSGSLPGGGQGGFPRGLPSSGDYSKQRRF from the coding sequence ATGCAGGGATACAGAGGCCCCCAGCAGAACCACGGACCCAACCGTCCGGGGAACCACGGCAAGGGCGAGGGGCCCGACAGCAACGGCCAGCAGCCGGAGCCCAGCGAGCAGACCAACCCCAACGCGGCCTTGACGCTGGACCCGCAGAGCTTCAGGAAGCCCGGCGAGAAAACCTTCACGCAGCGGAGCAGGCTGTTCGTGGGCAACCTGCCCACGGGCGTCACGGAGGACGACCTGGTCAAGCTCTTCTCCAAGTACGGCAACGCCAGCGAGGTGTTCGTCAACAAGGACCGGGGCTTCGGCTTCATCCGCCTGGAGACCAGGATCATCGCGGAGATCGCGCGGGCGGAGCTGGACGACCTGCCGTTCAAAGGCAGACCCATCCGCGTGAGGTTCGCCACGCACGGCGCCGCTCTGTCCGTGAAGAACCTCCCGGAGTTCGTGTCCAACGAGCTCCTGGAGGAGGCCTTCTCCGTCTTCGGCCAGATCGAGAGGGCCCTGGTGATCGTGGACGACCGGGGGAGGCCCACGGGGAAAGGCATCGTGGAGTTCACCGCCAAGCCGGCGGCGCGCAAAGCCCTGGACAAGTGCAACGACAGCGCCTACCTCCTCACCGCCTTCCCGCGGCCCATCACCGTGGAGCCCATGGAGCAGTTCGACGAGGACGAGGGCCTCCCGGAGAAGCTGATCAACCGCAACCAGCAGTACCACAAGGAGCGGGAGCAGCCGCCGCGCTTCGCCCAGCCGGGCTCCTTCGAGTTCGAGTACGCCATGCGCTGGAAGGCCCTGATGgagatggagaagcagcagtACGACATGGTGGAGCGCAACATGAAGGAGGcgcaggagaagctggaggccGAGATGGAGGCGGCGCGACACGAGCACCAGGTGATGCTGATGCGGCAGGACCTGCTGCGCCGGCAGGAGGAGCTGCGGAggatggaggagctgcacaacCAGGAGGTGCAGAAGAGGAAGCAGGCCGAGCTGCGGCAGGAGGAGGAGCGCCGGCggagggaggaggagatgaGGCTGCGCAACGAGGAGCTGATGAAGAGGCAGCAGGAGGGCTTCAGGGGCGGCTTCTCGGAGACCAGGGAGCAGGAGATGAGGATGCACATGGGGGGCCACGGCATGCCCATGAACAGAAACTCCCTGGGCGGAGGCTCGGGGGCCGCCGCGGCCGCTGCCCTGGCGGCTGAGAGCGCCCCCATGATGGCGCCCTCCTCCGGCAGCCTGCCCGGAGGAGGCCAGGGCGGCTTCCCCAGAGGGCTGCCCAGCTCCGGAGACTATAGCAAGCAGCGCAGATTTTGA
- the npc1l1 gene encoding NPC1-like intracellular cholesterol transporter 1: MMFYAAVLVASLACLASSESQHRPGYCAFYEECGRNPTVGGSLIPPIVPCLNYSQARHLTGDHYRRLKEVCPMLDQGEGKTYACCSLQQLSSLERSLTLSKAVLVRCPSCAENFAHLHCVTTCSPNQTQTVNVTKVMNVTHLGRPRDAVVAYQAYISNTFAEGAFQSCKNVRIPATGGFAIATMCGRYGSKLCTAQRWYDFQGDTSNGLAPLDIDFRLLKENDTTGVPEGIIPYNGRALGCNEVTTSGGEACSCQDCLDSCPPVPPPPAPPGPFRLLGADGFLVISIILLCLLVLAFVLYLSVSCYLASRKDQKETTGKGKSKDENCNEVRQRIITPSEVSCTDKSSFAAQAFMSQQFQHWGTLMASYPLTVLLVAAIVVAVFSAGLKSIELTTDPVELWSSPNSRARQEKDFHDKHFTPFFRTNQLILTAPGRKGHIYDSLLFGKQNFSGLLSKDLILELLDLQRKIQDIEFWSEDLNKTATLKDVCYAPLNPSNPSLTDCAVNSLPQYFQNSLDNINAKVNMTELGVTKEVDWRDHLIYCLNSPLSFKDITDLGMSCMADYGAPVFPFLAVGGYKDDEYTNSEAFILTFSLNNYVRDNPKFKVALQWETEFLKIVQDYQRSPDANFTFAYMAERSLEDEINRTTAEDIPIFMISYAVIFVYIAVALGEYSSCKRLLVDSKFLVGLGGILVVGCSVLASMGFYSWIGIPSSLVILQVVPFLVLAVGADNIFIFVLEHQRDVRRSGETREEQIGRVLGQVAPSMLLCSLSESVCFFLGALSTMPAVKSFALYAALAVLMDFVLQMTAFVALLSLDARRQDNNRCELLCCVTVSKDRPNEPNEGFLLPFMRKYYAPVLLHRYTRITVMLVFIFMLCASLFLMLNVKVGLDQELAMPQGSYMLDYFHYLYKYFEVGVPVYFVTKKGYNFNTVEGMNGVCSSVGCDQFSMTQKIRYATDYPERSYMAIPANSWVDDFIDWLNPGSKCCRLYTLGPNAGNFCPANISAILCGKRCMPIPGDGVVRPTMEQFNRFLPDFLGNRPDLQCSKGGLGAYDTSVVRDQNGEIIATRFMAYHTPLTNSQEFTAALLKARELADEITEGMRKIPGTSPDFEVFPYTITYVFYEQYLTIVQEGLFNISLCLLPTFVVCCLLLGLDLRSGLLNLLTIIMIVVDTVGVMTLWGIDYNAVALINLVTAVGISVEFVSHMTRSFALSTKNTRVERAKEATANMGSAVFAGVAMTNLPGILVLAFAKAQLIQIFFFRLNLVITLLGMAHGLVFLPVLLSYFGPGVNKAELLLQQRARQAVEMGYNMDKGHDNITYSEEKYEEIDSNFKKASVDVREPSPKDENGERIHAPEHQP; this comes from the exons ATGATGTTTTATGCTGCGGTCCTCGTCGCGTCCCTGGCCTGTCTG GCCTCCTCAGAAAGCCAGCACAGACCGGGTTACTGTGCTTTCTATGAAGAGTGTGGTCGTAACCCAACGGTGGGAGGAAGCCTCATCCCTCCTATTGTCCCATGTCTCAACTACAGCCAAGCCCGACACCTTACAGGAGATCACTACAGAAGGCTCAAAGAG GTGTGCCCCATGTTGGACCAGGGAGAAGGCAAAACCTACGCCTGCTGCTCCCTACAGCAGCTCTCGTCTCTGGAGAGGAGTCTGACCCTGTCCAAAGCCGTGCTGGTCCGCTGCCCTTCCTGCGCCGAGAACTTTGCCCACCTGCACTGTGTCACCACCTGCAGTCCCAACCAGACGCAGACGGTAAACGTGACGAAGGTCATGAACGTAACTCACCTGGGCAGGCCGAGGGATGCGGTGGTGGCCTACCAGGCGTACATCAGCAACACTTTCGCCGAAGGCGCCTTCCAGTCTTGCAAGAACGTCAGGATCCCGGCCACAGGAGGCTTTGCCATCGCCACCATGTGTGGCCGTTATGGATCCAAGCTGTGCACGGCCCAGCGCTGGTACGATTTCCAGGGTGACACCAGCAATGGCCTGGCCCCACTAGACATCGACTTTAGGCTGCTGAAGGAAAACGACACTACAGGAGTACCGGAGGGGATTATTCCTTACAATGGCCGTGCTTTAGGATGTAACGAGGTCACAACGTCAGGCGGCGAGGCCTGCTCCTGCCAGGACTGCCTAGACTCGTGCCCGCCTGTGCCGCCGCCACCTGCGCCTCCTGGACCCTTCAGATTGCTGGGAGCAGATGGATTTCTAGTGATTTCTATCATCTTACTCTGTCTTCTGGTATTGGCCTTTGTGCTTTACCTCTCCGTGTCCTGCTACCTTGCATCTCGAAAAGATCAGAAGGAAACTACGGGGAAAGGGAAAAGCAAAGACGAGAACTGTAATGAAGTGCGTCAGCGCATCATCACCCCGTCAGAAGTGTCATGTACGGATAAAAGCAGCTTTGCAGCTCAAGCTTTTATGAGTCAGCAGTTTCAGCACTGGGGGACTCTCATGGCTTCTTATCCCCTCACG GTCCTCTTGGTGGCAGCCATCGTTGTGGCTGTTTTCTCCGCTGGCCTAAAGTCCATCGAGCTCACCACGGATCCGGTGGAGCTGTGGTCCTCTCCCAACAGCAGGGCCCGCCAGGAGAAGGACTTCCATGACAAACACTTCACTCCCTTCTTCAGGACTAACCAGCTGATCCTGACAGCGCCGGGAAGAAAAGGCCACATCTACGACTCTTTGCTGTTCGGGAAGCAGAACTTCAGCGGGCTTCTTTCCAAAGATCTCATCCTCGAGCTGCTTGATCTCCAGAGAAAAATACAG GATATTGAGTTCTGGTCAGAGGATTTGAACAAGACGGCAACCCTGAAGGATGTGTGTTACGCACCGTTAAACCCGTCCAACCCCTCCCTGACTGACTGTGCAGTAAACAGCTTGCCACAGTACTTCCAGAACAGCCTGGACAACATCAATGCTAAAGTAAATATGACTGAGCTGGGAGTGACCAAGGAGGTAGACTGGAGAGACCATCTCATCTATTGCCTCAA CTCTCCGCTGTCCTTCAAAGACATCACTGATTTAGGAATGAGCTGCATGGCCGACTATGGAGCTCCAGTATTCCCATTTCTAGCTGTGGGAGGCTACAAGG atgaCGAATACACCAACTCGGAAGCCTTCATCTTGACCTTCTCCCTCAACAACTACGTTCGCGACAACCCCAAGTTCAAAGTAGCTCTGCAGTGGGAGACAGAGTTTCTCAAAATTGTCCAAGACTACCAAAGAAGCCCGGATGCCAACTTCACCTTTGCGTACATGGCTGAG AGGTCTCTGGAGGATGAGATTAATcggacaacagcagaagatatCCCCATCTTCATGATCAGCTACGCAGTAATCTTTGTTTATATCGCCGTGGCCCTGGGGGAGTACTCTTCATGCAAACGTTTACTG GTGGACTCGAAGTTCTTGGTGGGTTTGGGGGGGATTCTGGTGGTGGGCTGCTCGGTCCTGGCCTCCATGGGTTTCTACTCGTGGATCGGGATCCCGTCCTCGCTGGTCATCCTGCAGGTTGTGCCGTTCCTGGTGCTCGCAGTTGGAGCTGACAACATCTTCATCTTTGTTCTGGAGCACCAG AGAGATGTTAGGAGGTCTGGAGAGACCCGGGAGGAGCAGATTGGCCGTGTGCTGGGGCAGGTTGCTCCCAGTATGCTCTTGTGCAGCCTCTCAGAATCTGTCTGCTTCTTTTTag GGGCCTTGTCCACCATGCCAGCCGTGAAGTCCTTTGCCCTGTATGCTGCTCTGGCTGTGCTCATGGACTTTGTCCTCCAGATGACGGCCTTTGTGGCGCTGTTGTCCCTCGATGCCCGGCGCCAAGACAACAACCGCTGTGAACTGCTGTGTTGTGTTACGGTGTCGAAAGACCGCCCCAACGAGCCAAACGAGGGCTTTCTGCTGCCTTTCATGAGGAAATACTATGCCCCCGTCCTGCTGCACCGTTACACCAGGATCACTGTG ATGCTGGTCTTCATCTTCATGCTGTGCGCGTCCTTATTCCTCATGCTGAACGTGAAAGTGGGTCTGGACCAGGAGCTGGCCATGCCGCAG GGGTCCTACATGCTGGACTATTTCCACTACCTCTACAAATACTTTGAAGTCGGCGTTCCGGTCTACTTCGTGACAAAGAAGGGATACAACTTCAACACGGTGGAGGGCATGAACGGCGTCTGCTCCAGCGTGGGCTGCGACCAGTTCTCCATGACCCAGAAGATCCGGTATGCCACAGACTACCCTGAACG ATCCTACATGGCTATTCCTGCTAACTCGTGGGTGGACGATTTCATTGACTGGCTGAACCCTGGATCCAAATGCTGTCGCCTCTACACCCTGGGTCCAAACGCTGGAAACTTCTGTCCTGCAAACATAT CTGCTATTCTCTGTGGAAAGAGGTGCATGCCGATTCCTGGGGACGGCGTTGTCCGGCCCACCATGGAGCAGTTCAACCGCTTCCTGCCTGATTTCCTGGGCAACAGGCCTGACCTGCAGTGCTCCAAAGG GGGTTTAGGAGCCTATGACACGTCGGTGGTGAGAGACCAAAACGGAGAAATAATAG CCACCCGCTTCATGGCCTATCACACTCCACTGACCAACTCCCAGGAGTTCACGGCTGCCCTGCTCAAAGCCAGAGAGCTGGCCGACGAAATCACCGAGGGCATGAGGAAGATCCCGGGCACCTCGCCCGACTTTGAAGTATTTCCCTACAC GATAACCTACGTGTTTTACGAGCAGTATCTGACCATCGTGCAGGAAGGCCTCTTCAACATCTCCCTCTGTCTGCTGCCGACCTTCGTGGTGTGCTGCCTGCTGCTGGGTTTGGATCTGCGCTCCGGCCTGCTCAACCTGCTCACCATCATCATGATCGTCGTGGACACCGTTGGTGTCATGACGTTATGGGGCATAGACTACAACGCGGTGGCCCTGATCAATCTAGTCACG GCGGTGGGCATCTCTGTGGAGTTTGTGTCCCACATGACGAGATCCTTTGCCCTCAGCACCAAGAACACACGCGTTGAAAGAGCAAAAGAGGCTACGGCCAACATGGGCAGCGCC GTGTTTGCTGGCGTGGCGATGACCAACTTGCCGGGCATCCTGGTTTTGGCGTTTGCCAAAGCACAGCTCATCCAGATTTTCTTCTTCCGCTTAAATCTCGTCATCACGCTCCTGGGGATGGCCCACGGACTCGTGTTCCTCCCTGTGCTGCTCAGTTACTTTG gtcCTGGCGTGAACaaagcagagctgctgctgcaacaGAGGGCCAGACAAGCCGTGGAGATGGGATATAACATGGACAAAGGGCACGATAACATCACCTATTCAGAGGAGAAATACGAGGAAATTGACTCAAACTTCAAAAAGGCTTCAGTTGACGTCCGAGAACCCTCACCTAAAGATGAAAACGGGGAGAGAATTCACGCTCCTGAGCATCAACCATAA